TAGTTTGTTAATCTCGCCAAGAATTGCCGCCAGAAGGGAAGACTTCCCTGATCCCACAGACCAACAATTGCAGCAAGCTCCCCTTTTCCGAACTCGAAATTTAAGTTCTTAACTATCTCTTTTCCACTGTTATCCTCCCAGTTAAACAACCCGTTTTCGACCTCTACAGCAATCTCTCCTCCACAATCTACTTAAACTAGTTCAgcaaacaaatatataatatgtGTATGTGGGGAGTAAAATATCGAACAAGATATATACCATAATGAACCAGATAAAATATCTTAACTATTGTTGAAAATACAAatacaataatccataaatatccCTAGTTTTTAGCAAGAGATTTCACAAAATATCCACAATAAAAAGCACACAAAACACAAAAGGTGGACATACAGAAAATTCAATATACAAATATTTAGTTCTGTTATTGCCTCTTTTAAAAGGATAATTTATTAACTCAATAATGTGCCGATGTCGATCTCTCCATGAACTTGTGCTCTTGTGAAAACTCCTCGAAACCTTCCATTAGTCTGAGCAAGAGTCATACACAAAATCTAAACATCATAACgtcataaaacaaaaaaaaaacacttacAAGCCAAAGAGAACCCAATGCTATGAGCAAGAGCACTGCTACCAATCCAACAGAGAACAACCGAGAACGCAGCCAAAGAACCTGCCTTTTTTTATCTAAACCAATATaataaaaggaaaaaattaCAATGAACAGAAACCTGTAATTGAAAATAAGAAACCATGGTAATATGAGAATATAGAAACAAAGGCCAAGGAAATTTGTACCAGTAAATTACATAATAAGTGGTCAGATTTGTAAAGTGTTGAGTTGATGACATAATCTTTTGACTAGGCTGTAGTAGGTGATAAAGGGAAGAAGGTTGAAGAGTTAGGTGGCAGTTAGTTGTTGGTTAAAAACAACAAgtataaaagaaaataaaggCATATATTTTCTATGTATTCTTCATAAAAGGTCTTCACATTGTATAGAGCATTTTCTTCTGTGAATAAAAGTCTTCTTTCTCCCAcaaacactacaagaaaaacgcacaacgacaacggtgaaaaaccattGCCGTCTTTTGACCGCACCCTTTAACAATACAGCATTTCACAACAGTTTGAAAAGACCTACAAGGAATATCAACTTACAAGTAAAAACAGCAACGACTCACATCCATAACTGAATACTAAAAGGATAAGAAAATTACTTTAACAACTTTATACATAAATGCATAAACTCTTTACCTCTTGTTGAGCAGCTTTCTTCATGTTTGCCTTTGCTTGCAAATTAGCATTTCTTAAATCCACCCACAGACTAAATAAAAGACAACCAGTTAAAACAAAATACATACTATTATACTCCACATACCTACGTAATCACCTGAttgattaaatgatgaaatgtAATAGAAATTCTATGTTATGAACCGAGAAATAGCAGATTTTATATCCCAAGATTCCATTTCTAACTCTATTGTCTTTCGGTTACTCTTCTTTTTTGGCTGCCTTCTTCTAAAGAGGTCTCAGGAATCCCCAGAAAGACATCTTCACCACCAAAGTCATAAAATACTTCACAGACGTGCTTGATTGTGGAAAACATACACACAAAAGAATACAATTTTTTAGCAAGAAAACAACAAAACCTTGAGCTCTTGTAAGAATTATTTACCAACACTCTCATTCTAAAAAATCCAAGGCATGCTTCTGTAAATACATAGAACAGCTGCAACAAACGTCTTGTCTCCTATCTCCGATAACACGGTCATCGCGAGTGACTTCGTGAACCCCTATTAATTCCTCACAAAGACAAAATACGcaataaaaaaactaaaatcagatgaatttgagagaaaaaattaTCATAAGCAACACCACAAGCACATAATCATAGTTGAACAATGGAGAGATCCATTTTCACCGAAGAAATGGTGAAAGCGAAACGAACCATGAATGCGGAGAGATGGAAGAGCTTGGAAAGATCCATTTTTGAAGCCCTTAAAACTAACCAATATACCAAGAATCGACCAAAAACGAAGTCAAGAAACTCACCGAAGCCCGAAAGAATTCGCGCGCAGAAACAGGTCACGAACAGCACCTCCATTCGCGCGATTCAGGGTTCGATTTATACGATTCAAAGCTTAATTGAAAGCTACACATCATGGGCCAGGTGAGGGGTGGTCAGCCGACCCATTTCCGGTGGTGAACGATGGCAGCAAGGAAGATTGTGGAAGAAGGGGAGGAGGAAACGGGTTTGGGGATTTGGTTCTCTTTCTTTTTCCCTTCTCCGTTAAAAGGTAAACGTACgtacatgtgtatatatattataacgTATATCGAttactaaaaaaataataaggTAAATGTATTTACACGTGTATAtaatgacatcaattaaaaatgtcaggataaataatctaatatgttttttttattttacacattattaattttttacaagGTAAATATATGTACACTTGTATAtaatgacatcaattaaaaatgtcaggataactaatctaatatgtttttttattttacaaattattaattttttacaagtgtcattattaagtattcgtaacaacatttaattaaaagtgtCTACAAAAAAGTGTCACAATAGCCATATATTGTTGTAGGTGAGAGATTAGATCATAAGATCTTGAAGCtcttaataaatatattatctcACCTGCAAGATCAAAACGAACAGATGAATCTGATATGACCACTAATATAAAGTAACATAATAAATCATAGAACATAAACTATTTGATTGTTAAAAACAAACCAGATGAAGATGAGGGCGAGTATATCTAATCCATTGAATTGAGTATGCGATTTATACAAATGCTTTGTTTGCAACCATTGTCCTTCAgcttttgagaaaaaaataCAAAGGCAATTATGAATAAAACAATGTATCTAATGAATGTTTGAGTTGGTATAGTAGGTGAATAGGCCACTAATGTTGAAGGCTGGTTTTTGGCTTCCCCTTTTAATCTTCATGAGACAACTAAGATGTTAATATTCGACCATCCTACTATGTCCTCGTCAGAACTCAAATATAACATTATTATTCACAAAGAGTAGATACCAAACCTTGTGGCCTTAGGAACAAAACTCGGGCTTCAGATTGAACAACTTGAAGGCTCTACTACCTCGAGCGTGAAATTTGAACGGGGGATCTAGCAACCATGGGCATATAGATCTCTCTCAGCACCACTGTTTCTGTTTGAAATGAATTATCACTGATCTTAGATCAGTTAGCCAAAGTTACTGGATTTTTTTTATACACATTAATCTTGACATCTCTATCATTCATATAGGGttcttaaattttttgaaattcgTTAAAGTTCAACAAAATTCATCACCATCctcgataaacaaaaagtacataAGCTTttgtttctaaatttttttaaaaaaaatattaattgttgTAATCATTTAGGTCTGAATTCGataaaattttaacaaaattcATCACCATACTCAGTAAACAAAATGTACACAAATCATCAAGAGACCACCTTTAGTTGTCCAATAAACATAAAAACacattttgaataatttattaatgGGAAGGCCACTCATTGCATAGATTCAATAAAATACATGATATCAAAATAAGACTATCCCTAGCGCAAAATAAAGACAGTCAACACTCCTCCAAAAGTTACAAATGTGAAAGAAAAGCATACTAAATTCGTCTTTGTTTTCACTAAATTTAAATCCTCTATGTAAGAGTACCGAGAAAAAatgttcaagccttatttgcAGAGAAAGCATACCAGTATAATCGATCATCTTCTTCAAATACTCCCAGAAGATTTGAATAAAAGtatttattatgatttattaaatatttcataaataatgaaTATGGAGATAAGCCACTATGTGTTTTTCAGGTATAAATTGATTTTCGAGTCATATGACCTATACAGGTGAGGCTTCACCTATGCTGCTCTCTTTACCATCTACTTTCCTGATTTATTCTGAACAAAAAAGACTTAAATCATCTTTTCTTCCTCCTATTTCTGAACATgattataatatcatatatcaaatgtGCAGGGAGAGGAGCTGAGAAAGATGATTGTTTCTCCTGCTTACACTGAATGTAGTTAAATGTATTCTCGAGATTCAATATTCAAGTTTTTAGTTTCTTTTATTCGTACCTTCACTCTTTCAACATGCTGCACTCATTTACCCCATTATGTTTTCCCAACAGAATGTCACAAAGTCTGGATTAAATGGGTAGCATTTAACCACCACTGGCCTGACTCCCGAACCTAACCCATGATCTCAGTTTGGATGTGACAGTCCAAACCTCTGGAAAATTTAATAGACTGGAATGAAGAACAAACCTTCTCTTGCAGCTTTCAGCTCATCTGCCTAAATGAAAGAAAGGAAAAAGATGAGAAAATGGAACCAAAACATTTAGCATG
This genomic interval from Primulina eburnea isolate SZY01 chromosome 16, ASM2296580v1, whole genome shotgun sequence contains the following:
- the LOC140816726 gene encoding uncharacterized protein isoform X2, whose protein sequence is MKKAAQQETNGRFRGVFTRAQVHGEIDIGTLLNCGGEIAVEVENGLFNWEDNSGKEIVKNLNFEFGKGELAAIVGLWDQGSLPFWRQFLARLTNYQERSEYVVPQPMSLKHHGSKVGQYKKTYYLAYLLMERDTRKLSGCAAWRKTWK
- the LOC140816726 gene encoding uncharacterized protein isoform X1, with the translated sequence MYFVLTGCLLFSLWVDLRNANLQAKANMKKAAQQETNGRFRGVFTRAQVHGEIDIGTLLNCGGEIAVEVENGLFNWEDNSGKEIVKNLNFEFGKGELAAIVGLWDQGSLPFWRQFLARLTNYQERSEYVVPQPMSLKHHGSKVGQYKKTYYLAYLLMERDTRKLSGCAAWRKTWK